The following proteins are co-located in the Paenibacillus sp. FSL H8-0079 genome:
- a CDS encoding YitT family protein, with the protein MPKIIWHSLVIILGAAAIACGFNWFLVPHQLLSGGVSGISMLLGYFTTLNLSIMYFVLNIPLLIAGWFILGRRFITLSILSVAATSWFIALLPVFAVATDPLLSSVFGGVLIGLGTGVSFRVGGSTGGLDIVGSIFTRKRDFPIGTVMAGMNGTIIMLAGYLSDNWNTALASMVSIYITGKVLDLIHISHVKVTLYIITNETESMLKKLLVRPRGVTKIKTQGAYTDIEKDMLMTVTTRYELVEIKRIIKETDPNAFVNIVETVGVMGSFRRS; encoded by the coding sequence TTGCCCAAAATAATTTGGCACTCTTTAGTGATCATTTTGGGTGCTGCAGCTATTGCCTGCGGCTTCAACTGGTTTTTGGTTCCCCATCAGCTTTTAAGCGGCGGGGTATCCGGTATTTCCATGCTTCTGGGTTATTTCACGACTTTGAATCTTAGTATAATGTATTTTGTTCTCAACATTCCCCTGCTTATTGCAGGTTGGTTTATTCTTGGACGACGCTTCATTACATTAAGTATTCTCTCGGTAGCAGCCACTTCCTGGTTCATTGCGCTTCTGCCTGTTTTTGCTGTGGCTACAGACCCTTTGCTAAGCTCTGTATTTGGCGGTGTACTTATTGGACTGGGCACTGGCGTATCCTTCAGAGTCGGCGGCTCCACAGGCGGTCTGGACATTGTCGGTTCCATTTTCACGCGTAAACGAGACTTTCCGATCGGTACGGTAATGGCTGGCATGAACGGTACCATCATTATGCTCGCGGGATATCTGAGTGACAACTGGAATACTGCCTTGGCCTCTATGGTGTCCATCTACATTACAGGCAAAGTGCTTGATCTGATTCATATCAGTCACGTCAAAGTAACGCTATACATCATTACAAACGAAACCGAATCCATGTTGAAGAAATTACTTGTTCGACCACGTGGGGTTACCAAGATTAAGACTCAAGGCGCGTACACGGATATTGAAAAGGACATGCTTATGACCGTTACCACCCGTTACGAGTTGGTTGAAATCAAACGTATTATCAAGGAAACAGATCCAAACGCCTTTGTTAACATTGTGGAAACGGTTGGTGTTATGGGCTCATTCCGCAGAAGTTGA
- a CDS encoding DEAD/DEAH box helicase gives MTNLNFTDFNLEPLVLQAITELGFEEATPIQSKAIPLALEGRDLIGQAQTGTGKTAAFGIPLISKITKSDEKIRALIMAPTRELAIQVAEEIEKLTRFKGLRSLPIYGGQDIVRQIRALKRKPQIIIGTPGRLLDHINRKTIKLDDVQTVVLDEADEMLDMGFMEDIQSILKQVPDERQTMLFSATMPPNIQKLAQQFLNNPEHISVIPKHVSAPLIDQSYIEVPERQKFEALSRLLDMESPELAIVFGRTKRRVDELAEALQKRGYSADGLHGDLSQNQRDAVMRKFRDGSIDVLVATDVAARGLDVSGVTHVVNFDLPQDPESYVHRIGRTGRAGKEGAAWSFVTPREIDHLHFIERVTRHRIPRKPLPTMAEAVEGKQRLTAERLLEIVQSGELNEYKGIAIQMLEQYDSVQLLSAALKLLTGDKKDAQVDLTPEDPIRAKRRKPDVRSGGRKPSGYSGNRTSGSGGSGGGYNRDRNSSGGGRGGYNRDRNSGSSSTGSGSREGGYNRDRKPRPSSNEGRRPAKDSSFE, from the coding sequence TTGACAAATTTAAATTTCACAGATTTCAATCTTGAACCACTGGTGCTGCAAGCCATCACTGAGCTCGGGTTTGAAGAAGCAACACCGATCCAATCCAAAGCGATTCCTTTGGCACTCGAAGGCAGAGATTTGATTGGTCAAGCTCAAACAGGTACGGGTAAAACAGCTGCATTCGGTATTCCGTTGATCAGCAAAATCACGAAAAGTGACGAGAAAATCCGCGCCCTCATTATGGCACCTACACGCGAACTTGCAATTCAAGTTGCTGAAGAGATCGAAAAACTTACTCGCTTCAAAGGTCTGCGCTCCCTGCCAATCTATGGCGGACAAGATATCGTTCGTCAAATCCGTGCACTGAAAAGAAAACCACAGATCATCATTGGTACACCTGGACGTCTCCTTGACCACATCAACCGCAAAACAATCAAACTTGATGATGTACAAACTGTTGTATTGGATGAAGCAGATGAAATGCTCGACATGGGTTTCATGGAGGATATCCAATCCATCCTGAAACAAGTTCCAGACGAGCGTCAAACTATGCTGTTCTCAGCAACAATGCCTCCTAACATTCAAAAATTGGCACAACAATTCTTGAACAATCCTGAGCACATCTCTGTGATTCCGAAACATGTTAGTGCACCATTGATTGACCAATCCTATATCGAAGTACCTGAGCGTCAAAAATTCGAAGCGTTGAGCCGTTTGTTGGATATGGAATCTCCTGAACTGGCGATCGTATTCGGACGTACAAAACGTCGTGTTGACGAATTGGCTGAAGCTTTGCAAAAACGTGGATATTCTGCAGACGGTCTTCATGGTGACTTGTCCCAGAATCAACGTGATGCGGTAATGCGTAAGTTCCGTGACGGCAGCATTGACGTACTCGTTGCAACAGACGTGGCTGCACGTGGTCTCGACGTATCTGGCGTAACTCACGTTGTTAACTTTGACCTTCCGCAAGATCCGGAGAGCTATGTTCACCGTATCGGTCGTACAGGTCGTGCGGGTAAAGAGGGGGCTGCTTGGTCCTTCGTTACACCGCGTGAGATTGATCACTTGCACTTCATCGAGCGTGTAACACGTCACCGTATTCCACGTAAACCACTGCCAACAATGGCAGAAGCGGTTGAAGGCAAACAACGTTTGACAGCAGAGCGTTTGCTGGAAATCGTACAATCGGGCGAACTGAACGAATACAAAGGTATCGCGATTCAAATGCTTGAGCAGTATGATTCTGTTCAACTGTTGTCGGCTGCACTGAAGCTCCTGACAGGTGACAAAAAAGATGCTCAAGTTGATCTGACTCCTGAAGATCCGATCCGTGCGAAGCGTCGTAAACCAGATGTTCGCTCAGGCGGACGTAAACCATCGGGTTACAGCGGTAACCGCACAAGTGGTAGCGGCGGCAGTGGTGGTGGTTACAACCGTGATCGCAACAGCAGTGGCGGCGGACGTGGCGGCTACAACCGTGATCGTAACAGCGGAAGCAGCAGCACTGGTAGTGGAAGCAGAGAAGGTGGTTACAATCGTGACCGCAAACCGCGTCCAAGCAGCAACGAAGGACGTCGTCCAGCGAAAGATTCTTCTTTCGAGTAA
- a CDS encoding DUF624 domain-containing protein has protein sequence MEFKGAMGGIYRLTEWITRLAATNLLWAICSSPFLFFLIMKLLVMQQNLANESLQMNWAIAIVAPLTLFPATSALFTVVRKWNMGDTDVPIFRTFFVGYKENYKQSLIGGIFYTLLFAIMYLDYTVYMTQFRNMQLVGIIMLVLLLLLFVSLFNFFSMVVHYHMSIGLIIKNAVLLTLIRPFRVFSTLLGSGLLFYIGFQYPVLFIFFIISIIAWFAFFNFYATFNKMQEQMEKMQLKKEEEEAAALAEESAENGEASEPSDDKNITLQK, from the coding sequence TTGGAATTTAAAGGAGCTATGGGCGGGATATACCGGCTTACAGAGTGGATTACGCGACTGGCCGCAACCAATCTGTTGTGGGCTATTTGTTCGTCGCCGTTCTTGTTTTTCTTGATTATGAAACTGCTCGTTATGCAGCAGAACCTCGCCAACGAATCATTACAAATGAACTGGGCTATAGCCATTGTGGCACCGCTTACACTATTCCCGGCGACGTCGGCGCTGTTTACGGTTGTTCGTAAATGGAATATGGGCGATACGGATGTGCCGATCTTCCGTACTTTCTTTGTAGGTTACAAGGAAAACTATAAGCAAAGTTTAATTGGGGGCATTTTTTACACACTGCTGTTCGCGATTATGTATCTGGATTATACGGTATACATGACGCAGTTCCGCAACATGCAGCTCGTAGGAATCATTATGCTTGTGCTGCTTCTCTTGTTATTTGTATCACTCTTTAACTTTTTCTCGATGGTTGTACACTACCATATGTCCATCGGGCTCATTATCAAAAATGCGGTATTGCTTACGCTGATCAGACCTTTCCGTGTATTCTCCACATTGCTGGGAAGTGGACTGTTGTTCTACATCGGTTTCCAATATCCGGTTTTGTTCATTTTCTTCATTATCAGTATCATCGCCTGGTTTGCTTTCTTCAACTTCTACGCAACCTTCAATAAAATGCAGGAGCAGATGGAGAAGATGCAGTTGAAGAAGGAAGAAGAGGAAGCCGCTGCGCTGGCTGAGGAATCAGCAGAGAACGGTGAAGCATCTGAGCCATCAGACGACAAAAACATTACACTGCAAAAATAA
- a CDS encoding DUF1499 domain-containing protein: protein MTLKRTLVGIIRSMEGTSDRAKDPKLKTRYYNLSKDRAWEEVSSTLKKIPGYKVLHEVPSVGEVILEKRTTFGRTMDITVSIISVSPVRSAVDMYSASRGSLGDLGSNYRTIMNLFSVLDKKLSKYKAND from the coding sequence TTGACCTTAAAGAGAACGCTCGTCGGTATCATCCGCAGCATGGAGGGGACCAGCGATCGAGCCAAGGATCCCAAATTAAAAACACGGTATTATAACTTATCCAAAGACAGAGCCTGGGAAGAGGTTTCTTCGACACTCAAAAAGATTCCAGGTTATAAAGTACTGCACGAAGTGCCTTCTGTTGGAGAAGTTATACTGGAGAAGCGGACTACCTTTGGACGGACGATGGATATTACAGTTTCCATTATCTCGGTAAGTCCTGTACGTAGTGCAGTGGATATGTATTCAGCTTCCCGTGGTTCACTTGGAGACTTGGGCTCTAACTATCGGACGATTATGAACTTATTCTCTGTACTGGATAAAAAGCTGAGTAAGTATAAAGCAAATGATTGA